One Synechococcus sp. Nb3U1 genomic window, GAGTCATTACATGAGGTGATGCCCCTTCAGGATCCCATGGGTCAGTTTGCAATTACGGCGGATGCTCGGATCGACAACCGAGAGGAACTCTATTCACTGTTGGGGTTAACGGGTTCTGAACGCGAAGAAGGAGATGGTTACCTCATTCTGCAGTCTTACCTCAAGTGGGGATCCCGTTGTCCAGAATACCTGCTGGGAGATTTTGCCTTTGCCATTTGGGATGAACCGCAACGACGGCTCTTCTGCGCCCGCGACCCTATGGGGGTTAAGCCTTTCTACTACAGTTACAAGCCTGGCTGTGGCTTTGCCATTGCGTCTGAAATCAAATCGCTGCTGATTTTACCTTGGGTTACAACGCATCTTAACGAGGAGCGTATCACCGATTACCTACTGGCAGAATTCGAGGATAAGGAGCACACCTTTTACCAGGACGTGTACCGATTGCCTCCGGCAACATCGATGTTAGTGAATGTCCAGGTTGGCCTCCGACAAGTCACTTATTGGAGCCTTGATCCTAGTCGAGAATTGCACCTGCCCAGCGACAGTGACTATGTGGATGCTTTTCGCAACCTTTTCCAGGAGGCAGTCGCTTGTCGCTTACGCAGCACGGGCCCCGTTGGATCCCATCTGAGCGGAGGTTTAGATTCGTCGTCCGTGACATGCATGGCCAAGAAGATACAGCCAAAGTTCGAACTACATACCTTCTCCAACGTGTTTGAATCCGTACATGTGTGTGATGAAAGGACGTACATTCAGGCGGTTTTGGAGGCAAGCGATTACACACCTCACTTTGTAGTTGCCGATCAACTGGGGCCACTTTCCGACTCAGAGTCCATCTACTCTTTTCATGACGAAGCTTACTATGGGCCAACTCATTTTTTGGTGTGGGGTTTGAACCGAGCTGTTCAGCAAACAGGGATCCGCGTTATTTTGGATGGCTTTGATGGAGATACAGTCCTTTCCCATGGCACAGGGTGGTTGCACGAATTGGCTCATCAGGGGGAATGGGAACCTTTTGCAAAAGAAGTCTCGGCTCTAGCGAGTGGATCCAAAGGTCAGTGCCAGCTTTTTCAAACCTTTGGTGCTCCACACTTGCAAGAATTGGCACGAAACAATCATTGGCGTAGTTTTTCAAGTCATGCACAATATATCTCCAAGCTCCTATCGGTTTCGCTAGTCGGATTGTGGCTGCGTTGTGGCTTAAAGCCTTTATTACCCGATTTTGCAAAAGAGCAATGGCTTTACTGGCGGACAGGCGAGCATTCAGACCGCTGGTGGGATCATCAACTTTTTAACTCAGTGCGTATCAATAACAAATACCTAGGTCGACAACTCGAAAAACTTAGGCAGAAAGAAGCTCTCCCAGCCGTAAGCGAGCGCCAACAACATGCTCATATGCTTACTACAGGTTTAGTTCCTTCTATGTTGGAGATCATCGATCTATCAGCTGCTGCTTGCTCCTTGGAAGCTCGGCATCCATTTTTTGATCGTCGCTTAGTCGAGTTTTGCTTGGCACTTCCACCCCAACAGAAACTTAATCAGGGTTGGACGCGCCGTATTCTTAGACGATCAATGCATGGCATATTGCCGGAAAAGGTGAGGCTAAGGCGCAGCAAGTCAAATATGGAGCCATCCTTTACCTATGGGTTATGCCAGGTCAACCGCAAGGAGCTAGTTGAGATTCTCACCAGCAAAGCCACTGATCAACCTGAGCAACTCAGCTCATCTTTCATTCCAACTTTGCTTGACATTCTAAGAAGAAAGGATGGATCCCTTAATCCATCCGAGACATTGGTAACATGGAAGATCAGCAATCTTCTAGCTTGGCATAGAATAAGCAGGAAAAGATATATTTGAGACATTGAAATATGATAAATACTGTTGAATTTATATCTTATTAATGTTAAATTAGAACCGTAAGTTTCGCCTTTTTGGAGGTCATTTATGAAGCAAGAATGGGTTTCCCCTTCTTTTTTGAAGCATGGTTCCTTCTCTGAGCTAACCCAGCTTTTTGGCAATGCAGGCTCTGATGTCTTGACTGGTCCTGGGGGCGTTGTAGTAGCTAATGGTGATAATTCTATTAGTGCCTGTGCCCAGATCAAGGGAGTTTGTATCTAGGTAGTTGGGTTAGCCTTAGAGATCTCTGGAGGGTCCTGGATCAGGGGCAAGAAATCTTGCCCCTTTCTCTGAATAACCATCCAAAAGAAAGTAAGTTATGCCTAATGAGAAAAATGTGGAAAACCCCTGTTCTTGGAAAATTTGGATCCTTGTCTAACTTAACTCAGGCCTTAAATCCGAGAGGTACAAGTGATTTATTGCTTGGCCCAGACTCCATCCTTATCGCTGTAGGTAACTTGTCCAATGATGCATGTCTTGTTGGGAATAGGTTAATTCCCGTTAAAGAGTGTATTTAAGTGTATTTATTAGTGGTGATGTGAATGGCTATCTATGTTGCTTACGGACTGCGAATCAAGTCCGATATTCCTTTTCCTGAACTGGCTAATGGCGAGCTGAATGACATTGATGCTCTGGCTCCTGATGTTTGCATTGAATTTGGAGAAATAGACTGGGAGAAAGTGAAAAAAGATCAGGAAAATTGCTCTCAGTCTATCTGTGGAATACTTAAGGATGGGATCCCTCTGGGTGACTTTTGGGTAAGTGGAGGGAAGTTGATTCGAGTTCAGCCTCTGCCCGGAATTGAGTTAGAGTTCATTCGCCCAATTATTATGGGGCCATTGATTTCAGCCTTGCTACGTCAGCGAGGTTTTTTGGTACTTCATGCTAGTAGTGTTCTCTTGGGAGAATCGGCCTTTGTATTCATGGGCCACTCAGGAGCAGGCAAATCTACTTTAGTAACAGCTTTGAATCAGCAAGGATACCCTCTAATTACAGATGATGTAACGGCGATACACTGGGATCCTGTTAAAGCAAACTGGCAAGTAACGGCAGGTTATCCATATGTTCGCCTGTTGCCAGATTCAGCGAAGCATTTGGGTTATAGTTTTGAAGATCTACCACGGATTCACTCCTTTGCATTGAAACGCAATAAAGCCTTGCAGGAGGGTTTTGCTCAGCGTTGTGTTCCCGTGGGTAAAATCTATAGTTTTGATCACGACTTTGTCTCGAAAACGTGGATTGAACCTCTCAGTCATCAGGCAGCAGTTATAGATCTAATTCAGTACACAAGGGCTAGCCACTTACTTCGGGATCCGGAGAACTTACGAACTCATCTTGAACAATGTACCCGTTTAGCAAAGCAGGTTAGGATCGCTCGTCTACATCGTCATCGTTCGTTGGAGTATTTACCTAACTTAATCTCTGATTTGGAAGTGGAGGCAGGACTTTCTACAACCCAGAAAGCTGCGACATCCAATTTGACAGAGTTCCAGACAAATCTTTCTATAATGTCAGTTTGAGCGCAAAATTATTGTTGGTGAAAGAGTGAGTGAATTCATGGCCCGACTAAAAAGGCTCCTCCAGGCATTCCAAATCTTAACCGCAGCAGCAGGCAAGTGGACTTGGGTTTGGCTGGGGTTATTGCTCTGGCAAGGGCTTCTCCCGGTTGGTACTGTTTATTTAACGAAGGCACTAGTGGATGGCTTGGTAGTTGCATTGCCTTTGGGAACTCAAGGGATCCCTTTACTGATAGAGCCAGTAGCAGGAATGGCGAGCCTGTTGCTACTTGGGGAATTAGGGCAATCAGCATTAGGTTGGGTGAGGGCTTATCAAGCGGAACGGGTCAAGGACTATATCAACCTACTCATTCATCGCCAATCGACCCACCTGGATCTTGGCTTCTACGAGACCCCCGACTATCACGATCAACTGCATCAAGCTCGAGGTGAGGCTAGCCAGAGGTCATTGGCTCTTTTAGAAAGCTGGGGACAACTGTTACAGAATGGGATGAGTTTCTTAAGCATGTTTGTTGTGCTCAGCACCTACGCGCTTTGGTTGCCGATGTTGCTACTGATTGGAACACTCCCGGCCTTCTACGTTCTACTGGTGTTTAATCGTCAGCACTATCGTTGGTGGAAAGAGACGACACCTGCGCGGCGATGGACTGAATACTATGATCTGATGCTCACTCAGAAGGTTGTGGCTGCTGAAATTCGAATTTTTAATCTCGGGGAGCATTTCACCAATATTTACCAGTCCATTCGCAAAACACTTAGGCAACAAAGGCTGCGCTTACTACGCAATCAAAGTTTGGGTCGTCTGGGGGCTTCTGCTTTAGGGTTAGGTGTTTCTGGAACTGCGATGACATGGATGTTTTGGCGCAGCTTACAAGGCTTGGCTAGTCTTGGGGATTTAGCCCTGTTTTACCAGGCATTTAATCGCGGACAGACGTTGATGCGGTCTTTACTCGGCAGCCTCAGCGAAATACATCAGAGTGGACTATTTTTAGAGAATCTCTTTGCTTTTCTACAATTGAAACCTCAATTACAAGATCCTGAAAAGCCGAAATCAATACCGCCAAAATTAGAAGTGGGCATTGAGCTTAAAGGAGTTTACTTCCGTTATCCTGGAACTGAAATTTGGGCACTAGAAAATCTTGACTTATTTCTGCCAGCGGGAAGATTTACAGCAATAGTTGGAGATAATGGCGCAGGCAAAACTACACTTATTAAATTGCTTTGTCGATTCTATCAACCTGAGAAAGGTCACATTCTGCTAGACAAATTTGAATTGGAAGAATTTTCTATTGAAGAGATTCGAAGAATGATTACTGTTTTATTCCAATGGCCAGTTAACTATCAGGCCACAGCTACAGAAAACATTGTCATGGGAGATCTCAATAGTCCTGTTGAGGAAGAAAGAGTTCGTGGGGCTGCTGTCATGGCAGGAGCAGAGGAAATCATTCATCGGTTGCATCAGGGATACGATACTCTTTTAGGAACTGCTTTTGTTAAAGGAACAGATCTCAGCGGCGGTGAGTGGCAACGGATTGCCCTAGCAAGAGCGTTTTACCGACAGGCCCCAATCATACTTTTAGATGAGCCGACTAGTGCATTGGATCCCTGGGCTGAATTGGAGTGGGTAAGTCGTTTCCGCAAAGTTAGTGAGGGAAAGACATCGCTACTGATTACACACAGGCTAAATCTGGCTCGTCATGCAGATTTAATCTATGTGATGCGTAAGGGGAAAATTTTAGAGTCAGGATCCCACAACGAACTATTAGCTAGCTCAGGATCCTATGCGCACTCCTGGAAAGCACAATTGCAACATCAACCTATTGCCATTTAGGGATCCAATAAATGTTAATCTCTGGCAATTACCAATTGAGCCCAGAAGCAAGGCTATTGCTTTCAGCATTACGTAAGACATTAAATTGGCCACATCAACAGCAGGTAGAGCATCAACTTGACCAGGTGGGTAATTATAATTCCGAACACCTGCTCAATCTGGCAATCAGAAACGGAGTAGAAGCGCTCCTTGAGGTTGGGTGGCAAACTGACGATCTGCCCGAATGGCGGATAAATCTGAGAGCATTTCTAAACCGGAAAAGGCTTCAGAATCTTAGCTTGCTTGGGGAATTCCTCCAACTGCAATATCGATGCCAAAAGGAAGGGATCCCGATCCTTGGCTTCAAAGGCCCCATCTTGGCACATCAACTTTTTGGGGATGTTGCGAAACGTAGCTATTGTGATCTTGACATCTTAGTAGAAGAAAAAAACCTGAATCGATTGACTGAATTACTACAAACCTGGGGATATCAGGCACGACAGATTACAGAATTTATCGAAAATGGAGACCGCTATTTCGTAGATCCAACCAGGAGATATTCTATCGATCTACATTCAGCCCTGACTCCAAGTTACTACCCGATTCCAATTGATTATACAAAGCTATGGAAAGAATTAATTTGGATTGATCTTCAGGGTAACTCTGTATTAGCCTTAACACCAGAGACACTTCTTATTTTACTTTGTATTCATGGCACCAAGGATAATTGGCAGCAATTAAAGTGGATTTGTGACATCTCCCAACTGCTGACAAGTTTCCCGGAGCTAAACTGGAGCTATATCCATGAACTAACCAATGACTTTCGGACTTCTCGGGCTCTAGATTTAGGTTTAAACCTTTGCGAGGAAGTTTTTGGATCATCTGACTTGATTCCAAAGATGCTTGGGTCTAGATCCAATCTTTTCAGCCTTTTACAGAAGCATCTGACTTGCTGTATCATAAGTCGTTTCTTTTCTGACTCAAGTCAGCCACCTGGCCTTTTAGAGAATCTGTTATTTTGCTGTATACGTGGACATGTATACCCGTTTCGGCGCTGGCTAGAGAAGAGAATACTACCTAACGAACTTGATAAGTCTTGGTTTAGGGAAATAAAATTTTTAAATCAAAAATCTATCTTTTGGATATCGGGAACACTATCACTTCTGATAAGGCCAATACGACTAATTATTAAAACATCCCGCAAACTTTTAATTTAGCCCATAGAACCCCGTAAGATTATCCAGCATCAGTACTCAAGGGGGATCCCATTCAATGGAGGTACGGGCGGCAGTGGCTTGGAAAGCCGGGGATCCTCTTAGCCTTGAGATCGTGCACCTAGAAGGCCCAAAGGCGGGCGAAGTTTTGGTTGAGATCAAAGCCACAGGTGTATGTCACACCGATGCGTATAACCTTATCTGGGGCGGATCCCGAGGGGCTGTTTCCGGCCATTTTGGGCCATGAAGGAGCAGGTGTAGTGGTTGAGGTAGGGCCAGAGGTGCAGAGCCTGCAGCCCGGTGACCATGTAATCCCGCTGTATACACCGGAATGCCGCCAGTGCAAGTTTTGCTTGAGTGGTAAGACCAACCTTTGTCAAGCGATTCGCATCACCCAAGGTAAGGGGCTGATGCCAGATGGAAGTAGCCGCTTTTCTCATCAGGGCAAAATACTACACCACTATATGGGCACCTCCACCTTCGCCAACTTTACTGTTTTGCCGGAGATCGCGGTCGCCAAAATTCGAGAGGATGCCCCTTTTGAAAAGGTATGTTTGATCGGCTGTGGGGTCACAACCGGCATCGGAGCGGTGATCAATAAGGCCAAAGTGGAGCCGGGATCCAATGTCGTGGTATTCGGTTTGGGGGGGATCGGACTGAATGTCATCCAGGCTGCCCGTATGGTCGGTGCCAACCAGATCATCGGTGTGGATCTCAACCCCAGCAAAAAGCCTCTGGCGGAGAAATTCGGCATGACCCACTTCGTCAACCCGAAAGCGGTGGAAGGGGATTTAGTGGCCCATTTGGTGGAACTAACCGATGGCGGTGCTGACTACTACAGTTTTGAGTGTATTGGCAATGTGCAGGTAATGCGCCAGGCGCTGGAATGTTGCCACAAGGGTTGGGGGGTGAGTGTAATCATCGGTGTGGCTGGGGCTGGGCAAGAAATCAGTACCCGACCGTTTCAGTTGGTGACTGGGCGAGTTTGGAAAGGAACAGCCTTTGGTGGGGCCAAAGGACGCCGCGATGTGCCCAAAATTGTGGATTGGTACATGAACGGCAAAATTGCCATCGACGAGATGATCACCCATGTGGTGCCTCTAGAGCACATCAACGATGCCTTCGACTACATGCACAAAGGCGAATCCATTCGTACCGTGGTCACGTTTTGAGGGCTAGAAAGCTGGCATCCTGCTGTTCAAAAAACTTGAGGATCTGGGGATCCTGCTCCTGACATCGCAATTGAATTGCTCTAAGCTGTGGCTAAGGCTTGGTAGTTGGCAATCCGGGCAAACTCTTTCGGCTCCAGGCTGGCTCCCCCCACCAAAACCCCGTCAATCTGCGGTTGAGCCATGATCTCGTCGATGTTGCTGGCTTTTACAGAGCCCCCATACTGAATGGGTAGTTGCGCTTGGCCCACGTGTTGCCGAATCAACCCAATCACACGGTTAGCCTCCTGAGCTGCACAGGTCTCTCCGGTGCCAATCGCCCAAATCGGCTCGTAAGCGATGACCAAACGCTCTAGATCAATACCGACTAAGCCGCGATCCAATTGCCCAAAAATCCAGGATTCCGTTAGCCCTTGATCCCGTTGTTGCTTGCTTTCCCCTACACACAAGATGGGAATGAGGCCGTGCCGTTGCGCTGCCATTAGACGTTGGTTCACGGTTGCATCGCTCTCACCAAAATACTGCCGCCGTTCACTGTGGCCGACGATCACATACTTCACCCCTAATTCCACTAGCATTGGGCCAGAAATTTCCCCCGTGAAGGCCCCCTGATCTTCCCAATGGAGGTTTTGCGCACCCACCGCTATGCCGGATCTCTGGGTTTGCTCCACCACCAAAGCTAGGTCTGTAAATGGCACACACAGAATCACCTGTCGCTCTGATACTGTTCGCGTCGGCGGGACGGAGGGCGACGACTGTAGGGCTACTCCAAACTCTCGGAGAAACTCACGGGCCTGAGCCTGAGTCTTGTGCATTTTCCAGTTGCCAGCGATGAGGATGGGGCGCAAGAGGGGATCCTCCGTAGGGGACAGTGAAGAAAAGGGATCCCACCAACAAACAAAAAGCAGTGGCAGTGGAATGACGCGGATCCCAAGCTTCTGTTTTTTCGTATGTCACAGTGTATCAGCAAGCGGTAACGGGATCCTGCTAAGCCTATCTGAGTAAGCGTTAGACCTCTTGGTTAGCTTCCTGTTCCAGGCTCGCGGCCAGAGCAGCCATGCAGTCTTGCCAAGGGGATCCCTGCTCTAGGTGTTGAACCACAATTGCATAGGTTTCAGGATGGGCTTGTAACAGCGCTTGGCTCTGGCGCAGAAATCGATTCAGTTGGGCTTTCAATTTTGCGGAGGTGACCCAAGGGTGAGCGGAGGGGATCCCTGACAACAGCCGAATCACCTGCTGCCGATCCTGAGCATCCCCATCGGCATGGCCATAATGCAACGTTTCTGCGGCTGCCCCCGCCATCCAGAAGGTGCCGTAGCGATCCACATCTCCCCAAGGGATCCCCCCTTGAGCCTGCCAGCATCGGATAGGAGCCTGATCCAACTCCACCCCGCCATAGCCAGGGATCCCCCGACGAAAGGCTTGCCACGGGTTGAGCACATACCCCACCAACGGGATCCCAAGCAGATAAGCCACCACCATATGCCCCGCCTCGTGACGAATGACCCGTTGCCGATATTGCGGCGAAGCCCAATCCAGCCAAGCTCCCAATAGACCAGACAGCCGCCCACCCAAAGCCACCTGCTCCAGGATCAGCAGCGCCACCCCAGCCACCCAAGGCAATGCTACCCGTGGCCCTAGTACCGTGGAAACTACCAAAGCCGCCACCATCAAAGCGGCACGAGTCACACCCGCCTCCGACATTCCAGCCTCACTCCAACTTTTTCCCAGCCTAGCCAGAGCCAGGGATCCCTTTCCCGATGCAGAACTGTGAAAGCCAATTGGTCTTCAGTCCAGTGAGCCTTTATTTTGCAAGCGGCGTAAAGAGTCTAGAGCTGCGGCTGCCACACTATCATGCGGATCTTTGGAGAGGTAGTTGAGGGCAGAGAGGCTCTTGGCAGAGGGTAAATTCCCTAAAGCTTGTGCCAGCCGTTGCCGTACCAGCCAATCTTCGGATTGGGCAAATTCTAGAATCCGATCCAATGCCCGCAAATCCCCCACCTCCCCTAACGCAGCGATAGCCGCCTGCTGCAGCAACACCTCTGGGGCATCCAAAGCTCGCACCAACACTTCATAAGCGCGGGGATCCTTCAGGTTGCCCAAGGCCACTGCTGCACTAAAGCGTACCAGCCATTCCACATCTTCATAAAAAGCCCGCACCAAAGCCTCAAAAGCCCGCGGATCCTCCAAATATCCAAGGGCACCCGCAGCATCGGCGCGGATCCCGTAGTCCGGATCCTGAGTCAAAATTTCCAGTAGCTTAGGCAGCGAGGCTTCTGTCTGCTTCACCCCTAGGGCAAAAACCGCAAAAGAGCGTACCTGGAGATTTTCATCATCCACCACCTGCAAAATCAGAGGCACCGCATCTTCATCGGGAACCTCTCGCAAATGGGCCAGTGCCACCATGCGGTCAGCAGGCCGTTGGCTGCGCAGTTGCTGGGCAATCTGTTGCAAGCGCGCCGGGTTGACGGGATCCAAGGCAGATGCAGGCATAATCTTAATAATTGTTTACACCCTCTCAGTATGACAGATTTCCGTTTGGCTTGGCTGGGTATGGGGACAGAGGGATTCCTATCCCTTATTCTTGAGACCAATCTAGGGCTTATTCCAGTTGTGGAAAAAGGGCCACACCTTAGCCCCGTCAGAGGGATTTTGGGTATTTTAGGTAGAGAAGGTGCCCTAAGCTCAAGGGCACAAGGCACGAGGCTCTTTCCCGATGGTCTTTATGCTGAAATCTTTACCGACTCGCCAACTGTCCTGTCTTGCTATCGGCCTACTGTCGGCAGGAGGGATGTTGTTTTTGGTTCCTCGTTTGCCCCTGGCTTTGGCCAACGAACGGGCGGTTCCCGAAGCCGAACTGGCGATTCAGCCCCTTTTGCCCCAGGGATCCCGTCTAATAAGCTCCCGCCGATTGAGGGAAAGAGAAGCCGAGATTTGGGTGGAATCTCGCGGTGGAGCCAGCCCCGTGATCATGCGGCTGAATGCCTCAGGCACTTGGGAACAGGATATGAGCGCCACCTTGGCCCGTGGAGCCAGCCAAATGCAAACTCTGGCTCAGCAACAAACGATGAATTTGCCTGCTGGTTTTGGCCAGACCGCGCCGGATCAGCCTGCTCCTCCCCCGGTGCCCTCTCTGTTGCAAACCACCCAAGCTGCTTCTAGCTTGATTCCACCTGTGGATCGAGAGCAAGAAACCCAGCGGGCCTTGAGTGGAGCGGGTCGTGTGGATCCCTTTGTGCCCCAAAATATTCGCACCCCTGAACCGGAAATTGCCCTGCCGCCTTTGCCGCCACCCCCGGTTTTGCCTCCCCTTGGAGATGGCAATGGCAATGGCGCACCAGTCGCTGTGGCCACTCCGGTTCCCACCCCTACTCCGGATCCGGCTGCATTTGCTCGCAGTGTGCAGGTTTCTGGCATTCTGCAAATCGGGGGAGAATCGTTTGCCCTCATCTCCGGCCCGGGTACTGTGCCTTCCGTGGTACAGGCTGGACAGGATTATCAAACGGCCAATGTGGCAGGTGTCTCGGCCCGGGAGCGCCGGGTGGTACTCTCAGAGGGGGGAGAAAACGTGGTGAAGACGATGGAAGATACGACGGTGATTGTCGGTGCCCCCTAAGCCGAACTTGTTTGTCATAACTTTGTACCATTGGAAGTGCCGTTAGAAGGTCGGATTCCTTCTCTGGGGTTTGGCCTTTTTTATTGCGAGTTTTTTATTACGAATTTATTGTGAATTTATTGTGATTGAGCGGGATCCCGGACTAAAAGTTAGATTCACTGTTCAGGCGAGGCGGTTGCTGCTTCAGGTGGCGGAGAAACTCCCTAAGCTCCGCATCGGTTAATTGGTGGCGGGATTTTTTGTGAAAGCGCTTTTCCAAGAATTCTCGCCCTTCTTTGGCACTCCAGCCGATGCGCTGCAGTTCCACATCTGTTTGGGCAATGATATCGGAAAGATCATCCATATCTGTTCCAGATTCCATCAACCCCGGCAGTCTTGAGGAGGGAGTAGGGGTTGTTTGAATAGGGGCTGGAATGGGCTCAGGGGGAATCGGCAGGGAGCTTGTGTGTCCGTTGGCTAAATCGGGATTTGGCAGATAAGCAGCTCTTCCAGATGGCTCTATTCCCAAACCCAGGGGCGTTGAGGGGCGACCCAAACCCGCGTGGTTCAAAGCACGTTTGATCGCGGCATCTTCAGCTTCTTCAACCGTATTGGATCCAGCGATACCACTGCCCAACACTGTGTTGTTCACCATCACCTGCGCCTTGACGATGTAAATCCCCTCTTCCACACGCAACAGATCCGTGAGCAAACTGCCCATGGGGTATCGATCTCGAAAGTGTTGAATCATGTCTGTGCCAGTAGAGGAACCGTGTCAAAGTCTGCAAATCGGCAACTGCATTGGCTACAACCTAACCCGAAGAATAACCGCTTGAGAAGAGAAGTTGAACAGGACTTCTCTGGGCATCCTCTAGAGAGTTTCAATTAGAGAGTCTCAAGGAGGACAGAAGGTATATGTTCTGTTTATCCAATTTATCCAATTCGCAATGCCCAGGGTAGCAAGGTTATGCTACTGCTAGGGATCCAGTTACAAATGATGCTCCAAGTAGCTGGCTTGGAAGAACTGATCTATCATCAGCGCACAGAAGGCATTACGGGGAAATATGGCTAGCGATACCACCGGAGCCAGCTCGGCTAGTTTGGGGCAGGCGGCTATCCGAGAACGCAATTATGGCACCGCCTTACAGCTGCTCCGACGTGCCTACCGCGGGGATCCCAGCGCAGAAAATGCCCGTTGGCTAGCCACCGCCTATGAGGAGGCTGGGTACACCCAATTGGCTTCTCTGTACCGGGAGTTATCCCAGGAGCGCAAAGAGATTCAGTTTCAAGCACCTAAGCCCCCTAGCACTCTTGAGCAGCTCAAGCAACTGCCCGCCGAGCCGCCGGATCGCAAAACTATTCCCCTGCCGCAGCCGATCCCTCGCCCTACTCCCCCACCTACCCCCTCGGACCAGCCGATCTGGGTGTATAAACCCACCCCTATCGACCCCAAAAGCATCAGCCGACAGACCCCGCTGCGCCCTCAAAAAACAGAGTCTGCTGTTTCCCCTGAGAAATCCGGCGAGGGATCAACCTATTTACCGGTTCAACATGCTCCGGATCTAAACAACCCGCAGCAGGGATCCCCTTTTGCGCGGCGACTGAACCAACTGCATCGGCAATTCAAGGATGAACCCACGGCTGAGCTGGCCCTGCAGCTGGCGGAAGCCTACGACGAGCAGAACAACCTCAAAGAGGCACAACG contains:
- a CDS encoding nucleotidyltransferase domain-containing protein; the protein is MLISGNYQLSPEARLLLSALRKTLNWPHQQQVEHQLDQVGNYNSEHLLNLAIRNGVEALLEVGWQTDDLPEWRINLRAFLNRKRLQNLSLLGEFLQLQYRCQKEGIPILGFKGPILAHQLFGDVAKRSYCDLDILVEEKNLNRLTELLQTWGYQARQITEFIENGDRYFVDPTRRYSIDLHSALTPSYYPIPIDYTKLWKELIWIDLQGNSVLALTPETLLILLCIHGTKDNWQQLKWICDISQLLTSFPELNWSYIHELTNDFRTSRALDLGLNLCEEVFGSSDLIPKMLGSRSNLFSLLQKHLTCCIISRFFSDSSQPPGLLENLLFCCIRGHVYPFRRWLEKRILPNELDKSWFREIKFLNQKSIFWISGTLSLLIRPIRLIIKTSRKLLI
- a CDS encoding ABC transporter ATP-binding protein, whose amino-acid sequence is MARLKRLLQAFQILTAAAGKWTWVWLGLLLWQGLLPVGTVYLTKALVDGLVVALPLGTQGIPLLIEPVAGMASLLLLGELGQSALGWVRAYQAERVKDYINLLIHRQSTHLDLGFYETPDYHDQLHQARGEASQRSLALLESWGQLLQNGMSFLSMFVVLSTYALWLPMLLLIGTLPAFYVLLVFNRQHYRWWKETTPARRWTEYYDLMLTQKVVAAEIRIFNLGEHFTNIYQSIRKTLRQQRLRLLRNQSLGRLGASALGLGVSGTAMTWMFWRSLQGLASLGDLALFYQAFNRGQTLMRSLLGSLSEIHQSGLFLENLFAFLQLKPQLQDPEKPKSIPPKLEVGIELKGVYFRYPGTEIWALENLDLFLPAGRFTAIVGDNGAGKTTLIKLLCRFYQPEKGHILLDKFELEEFSIEEIRRMITVLFQWPVNYQATATENIVMGDLNSPVEEERVRGAAVMAGAEEIIHRLHQGYDTLLGTAFVKGTDLSGGEWQRIALARAFYRQAPIILLDEPTSALDPWAELEWVSRFRKVSEGKTSLLITHRLNLARHADLIYVMRKGKILESGSHNELLASSGSYAHSWKAQLQHQPIAI
- a CDS encoding HEAT repeat domain-containing protein is translated as MPASALDPVNPARLQQIAQQLRSQRPADRMVALAHLREVPDEDAVPLILQVVDDENLQVRSFAVFALGVKQTEASLPKLLEILTQDPDYGIRADAAGALGYLEDPRAFEALVRAFYEDVEWLVRFSAAVALGNLKDPRAYEVLVRALDAPEVLLQQAAIAALGEVGDLRALDRILEFAQSEDWLVRQRLAQALGNLPSAKSLSALNYLSKDPHDSVAAAALDSLRRLQNKGSLD
- a CDS encoding lasso peptide isopeptide bond-forming cyclase, which codes for MSGMVGLWDFERGQIEPRQLWAMLDRLAHRGPDGFDIWWKDGIGFGHCALWTTPESLHEVMPLQDPMGQFAITADARIDNREELYSLLGLTGSEREEGDGYLILQSYLKWGSRCPEYLLGDFAFAIWDEPQRRLFCARDPMGVKPFYYSYKPGCGFAIASEIKSLLILPWVTTHLNEERITDYLLAEFEDKEHTFYQDVYRLPPATSMLVNVQVGLRQVTYWSLDPSRELHLPSDSDYVDAFRNLFQEAVACRLRSTGPVGSHLSGGLDSSSVTCMAKKIQPKFELHTFSNVFESVHVCDERTYIQAVLEASDYTPHFVVADQLGPLSDSESIYSFHDEAYYGPTHFLVWGLNRAVQQTGIRVILDGFDGDTVLSHGTGWLHELAHQGEWEPFAKEVSALASGSKGQCQLFQTFGAPHLQELARNNHWRSFSSHAQYISKLLSVSLVGLWLRCGLKPLLPDFAKEQWLYWRTGEHSDRWWDHQLFNSVRINNKYLGRQLEKLRQKEALPAVSERQQHAHMLTTGLVPSMLEIIDLSAAACSLEARHPFFDRRLVEFCLALPPQQKLNQGWTRRILRRSMHGILPEKVRLRRSKSNMEPSFTYGLCQVNRKELVEILTSKATDQPEQLSSSFIPTLLDILRRKDGSLNPSETLVTWKISNLLAWHRISRKRYI
- the tpiA gene encoding triose-phosphate isomerase; translation: MRPILIAGNWKMHKTQAQAREFLREFGVALQSSPSVPPTRTVSERQVILCVPFTDLALVVEQTQRSGIAVGAQNLHWEDQGAFTGEISGPMLVELGVKYVIVGHSERRQYFGESDATVNQRLMAAQRHGLIPILCVGESKQQRDQGLTESWIFGQLDRGLVGIDLERLVIAYEPIWAIGTGETCAAQEANRVIGLIRQHVGQAQLPIQYGGSVKASNIDEIMAQPQIDGVLVGGASLEPKEFARIANYQALATA